One window from the genome of Salmo salar chromosome ssa25, Ssal_v3.1, whole genome shotgun sequence encodes:
- the cxcr4 gene encoding C-X-C chemokine receptor type 4, which produces MSSFYEVEHIFLDNTSYEESGDFDLDLGFEEPCNRVGGDYFQRIFLPTVYGIIFLLGIVGNGLVVTVMGYQKKVKTMTDKYRLHLSVADLLLVFTLPFWAVDAASSWYFGGFLCTTVHVIYTINLYSSVLILAFISVDRYLAVVHATNSQTTRKRKLLADRWIYVAVWLPAAVLTVPDIVFATALDSGSRTICQRIYPQKTSFYWMAAFRFQHILVGFVLPGLVILTCYCIIIAKLSQGAKGQVLKRKALKTTVILILCFFSCWLPYCVGIFVDTLMLLNVISHNCALEQSLQTWILITEALAYFHCCLNPILYAFLGVKFKKSARNALTVSSRSSHKVLTKKRGPISSVSTESESSSVLYS; this is translated from the exons ATGTCTTCTTTTTACGAGGTCGAA CACATATTTTTGGACAACACCAGCTATGAAGAATCAGGGGATTTTGACTTGGATTTGGGTTTCGAGGAGCCGTGCAACAGAGTCGGAGGTGATTATTTTCAAAGGATCTTCTTACCGACAGTTTATGGAATAATCTTTCTACTTGGAATCGTCGGAAATGGACTGGTAGTAACAGTGATGGGCTACCAGAAAAAGGTCAAAACGATGACTGATAAATACAGGCTCCATCTTTCTGTGGCTGACCTCCTACTCGTCTTCACGCTACCTTTCTGGGCGGTGGATGCGGCCAGCAGTTGGTACTTTGGTGGCTTCCTCTGTACCACTGTGCATGTGATCTACACCATCAACCTGTATAGCAGTGTACTGATTCTGGCTTTCATCAGCGTGGACAGGTACCTGGCAGTGGTGCATGCCACCAACAGCCAAACCACCAGGAAGAGGAAGCTGCTTGCAGACAGATGGATCTATGTGGCGGTATGGCTACCTGCTGCTGTTCTCACtgtgccagacatagtgtttgcCACAGCTCTGGATAGCGGCTCCAGAACCATCTGCCAGCGCATATACCCCCAGAAGACTAGCTTCTACTGGATGGCTGCTTTCCGTTTCCAGCACATTCTGGTGGGCTTTGTCCTGCCTGGTTTGGTCATCCTCACCTGCTACTGCATCATCATTGCCAAGCTGTCCCAGGGTGCCAAGGGTCAAGTGTTGAAGAGGAAGGCTCTCAAGACCACCGTAATCCTCATCCTGTGCTTCTTCAGCTGCTGGCTGCCGTACTGTGTGGGAATCTTTGTGGACACCCTAATGTTGCTCAATGTGATCTCCCATAACTGTGCCCTGGAGCAGAGTCTGCAGACCTGGATCTTAATCACAGAGGCTCTGGCATACTTTCATTGCTGTCTCAACCCCATCCTTTATGCTTTCCTGGGTGTTAAGTTCAAGAAATCTGCCCGAAATGCACTGACCGTCAGCAGTAGGTCAAGTCATAAAGTACTGACTAAAAAAAGAGGACCCATTTCATCTGTATCCACTGAATCTGAGTCTTCAAGTGTCTTGTACAGTTAA